The genome window TCTTTGAGTTCGAGCGCTGTTTTGCTTGGATGAATTTCTTGTTCGCGACCATCTCTTTCAGAGGCGATGCGTTTAATGAGGTCAAGGCGCTCAAGACCGTCTAGGGTTCTAGTCGCAGTTGGGCGACTGATACTCATTTCCTTGGCAAGTTCGCTTTGCAGTAGCGGCGCCTTATCCAATACCACTCTGAGCATAAATGCCTGGGATGGAGTGAGTCCGAAGGGTTTAAATGCAATCGTCCATTCCCGCTCTAGCTGACGCGCTAGGCTGGTGGTGTTGAAGTAGAGGCATTGTTCGAACATAAGAATAGTGTAACTCTATTTAGTTAGCTATGCAACTAATGACAATTTAGAGCCCAGCCAAAGCGGGGTGTGAACCAGTATGACTATGGGCTTAATTTGCTTGATAGCCAGTCTTCTGCTAACGATGGTGTCGTTGACCTTCACATTCTTAATATCTTGGGATGAGTTTTTTGCCATTGCTGGTTAATACATCGATTTGGCGTAACAGGGTGACAATTTGTTCGGGTTTAAGACGTTGACCTTTGGCCATGATTAGCACTCCTTTAGGGTGAAGATTATCAAAAATCCTCTCTTTGGGAGTGGTACTAAAAATCAGGTCAGTTCAGTATGAGCAAATCGTAGATATCAACTCACTGGTGAGAGCTGATTAAATAACTCGATTAATTTATTTCTGTAACCTTTATCGATCGGCCGTATGCCGTATGAGAATCCATCATGCCGAGCATGAAAATGCCATACAGGTGACGGGTTGCTCTTCATCTCTAAAAATTATCTAAATCTTTTTTAGAAAAATACTCCACCAGATAATCAATTAATACTCTTACCTTAGGTGCAATATGTTGCCTTGTGGGGAAGAGGGCATAGATACCTAATTCAATCGATTTATATTGAGGCATGATTTCTACTAAATCACCTGCTCGTATGGCATCACCTACGATAAAGCTAGGTTGCAGAACAATGCCTTGATGAGCAAGAGCCGCAACAAGACAGGTATCCCCATTATTGGTTTGCATAAAGGGTTTAATGTTCACACTCTCTTTACCTTTAGGCCCATCAAAGCTCCATTCTTCTTTTCCTGCCCAATAGCTATAGTTAATTACCTGGTGGTTTACTAAGTCAGCAGGTTGCTTTGGGATGCCATGTTCTTTTAGGTATGTTGGTGAGGCGCACAAAATGATTCGAGTAGTAGTAAGCTTTTTACTCACCATCGTAGAATTCGTTAGTGCAGCGATTCGAATGGCAATGTCATATCCCTCATCTACGACATCCACTAACCGATCTGAGAGCACAACGTCTAAAGTCACCTTGGGATACTTTTGATGAAAGATTCCCCACAGTGGTGATAGCTTTCGTATGCCAAAACTAAAGGGTGCATTAATGCGAATATGCCCGCTCACATCATCTGTGTGTGAAGTGATTTCATTCTCGGCACTCTCTAGGGTTTCCAAGATTTCTTTGCAGCGACCATAAAAGAGCTCACCTTCTTCTGTGAGGGAGAGTTTGCGGGTGGTGCGATGAAGTAAGCGAATGCCCAGTCTTGTCTCTAAATCTACGAGATGTCTTGAGACTGCAGCCTTAGACATGCCTAGTCGATCAGCCGCCTTAACAAAGCTGCCTGCATCTACAACAGCGGTAAAGGTGGTGATTTCTTGGAATTTATCCATTGTTCCGATTTATTGAACAGTCAATCTCATAAATGCTAGTTTATCTATTAATTATGGAACAGTAAAGTTCTACCTAAGGAAAGCAGTCTTTCCGCTTAATTTATTAAACAAGGAGTATTAAATGAAACACATTTATGAAAATGCTTTAAATCTGTTTGGACGAGTTTTAATTGCTGCTCTATTTTTACCGGCTGGATTATCGAAGATTACTGGTTTTGAAGGTACGGTTGGTTACTTCACTTCTTTGGGTATGTCAGCTCCCACATTGGGCGTAATCGTTGCCATCATTGCTGAAGTCTTAGGCGGTATTGCATTGCTCGTAGGTTTTCAAACTCGTATCGTCGCAGTTCTGTTGGCTGTCTTCACATTGGCCGCTTCGATTACTGGCCACGCATTTTGGGCAGCTCCCGCAGATGCGGCATTCATCGCACAACTCCTGTTCTTTAAGAACATTGCCGTAATGGGTGGTTTGTTGGTATTGGCATCAAGTGGCGCAGGCAAGTTCAGTATCGATGGTTTGAAAGCTAAACAAGATTAAGTCTTGAGTCGGAGCGCCTCTACTTTCGTTGATGGGGTAGGGGCGCATTCGCTCTACATATATAGATAAAGAGTAAAAAATGAGAACCTTAGTTGCTGCCCCTCTTATGTTCATTTCTCATGGTGCGCCGACCTTTGCCATTGAGCCTGGCATCTTGGGTGAGCAGTTAAATCATATCGGCCAAAATCTTAGTGATGTCAAAGCCATCTTAGTTGTGTCGCCACACTGGCAGACTGCTGATATTGAGGTAATGACTAATCCTCAGCCAGAGACTATTCATGACTTTTATGGTTTTCCAAAGCCCTTGTATGAGCTTTCATACCCAGTTAAGGGTGCAACAGATGTGGCAAAGAAAGCAATTGATGTTCTTAAGCAGGCAGGCTTAATCGTTCAAGAAAATCCTACTCGTGGTTTAGATCATGGCACATGGGTTCCTTTAATGCACTTGTTGCCTAATGGCGATATTCCGGTATTTCAAGTTTCCATGCCAAAAGGTCTGGATCCGCAAAGCGCCTATGAACTAGGTAAGACTCTAGGCCCCTTAAGAAAAAAGGGTGTGATGATTATTGCTTCAGGCAGTATGACGCACAACTTACATGATTTTCGACAAGGTGTTGGCGGAGATTTGCCGTATGTCAGTTCCTTTGCCGATTGGGTCAAACAAGCAGTTCAGTCTGAAAGGTTGGACCAATTGTTGGCGTATCGAGAGTTTGCGCCTGGTGCAATGCGTGCACATCCAACGGATGAGCATTTCTTACCCCTCTTTGTTGCTTTGGGTGCTCGTTTAGATGATGTCAATCTAAAAACTATTGAAGGTGGTATTGAGTACGGTATTTTATCAATGGATTCTTTCGCATGGGGTTTGAATCAATCTACTAGAGGTCATTTGAATGAAGAAGATGTACACGAAGGAAGCGAGATCTAAAGATGATTAGCCAGCTATTACCAGGTGCCCAGTTTGCCTATCGTGTGCGACCAGCTAGTGTCAGTCCGCCAAAAGGCTGCTTACTCCTGCTTCATGGGGTAGGTGGAAATGAGCGTAATTTTTCAGAGATCAGCAAATGGATTGATCCGGCTATTTTGGTGGTCATGCCTCAAGGCCCGATTGCATTAAACAATGGTGGCGATCAGTTTGCTTGGTTTCATGTTGCGTTTACCAATGATGGTCCGCAAATTAATGAACAAGAAGCTGAAGAGAGTCGATTGCGTTTATTGGTCTTCATTAAAGAAATGCAAGCGCTATATCAGGTCACTAGTGGCAATACAGTTGTGGCTGGTTTTAGTCAGGGAGGCATTATGAGTGCTAGCGTGGCTTTGACTTTTCCTAATGCGGTCAAAGGCTTTGGGGTTCTCTCTGGACGAATTCTGCCTGAAATTAAGCCGCATATTAATAACCTAGAAGGTTTAAAGCAACTGCAAGCGTATTTGGCTCACGGTAAGTTTGATAGCAAGCTGCCTATTAGCTTTCTATTTCAAGCTGATGAATTGTTAAATGATTTGAACGTACCTCATGTAAGCAAAATTTATCCGATGGATCATGAGATTTCAGAAAATGAGTTGAAAGATTTTGTGCAATGGCTTAATGAGCAGTTTGAGTTAACTACCAGTAACTTTTAGTAAATTATTTAAAAAGGAATTGAATATGAAAACAGTACTCAGTATTAATAGCAGCATTTTGGGCGATAACAGCCAATCCAGACAGCTGTCTAATCAACTACTTGAGCGTATTAAAACAGCCCATCCTAGCGTCAAGATTATTGAGCGAGACTTGGCAAAAGATTCATTACCCCATTTAAATGGCGAGCAATTTAGTGCGTTCATTACGCCGCCTGAGCAGCGCACTGCAGAGCAAAAAGTACTGGCAGCCCAGTCTGATGATCTCGTTCAAGAAATCAGTGATGCCGATACGGTAGTGCTAGCTTTGCCTATGTATAACTTTGGGATCCCATCGCAGCTTAAATCCTACTTTGATAATTTAGCTAGAGCGGGTATGACCTTTAAATACACAGCTGCTGGTCCCGTGGGTTTGCTAACCGGTAAAAAGGCGATTGTTTTGGCAACTCGTGGCGGATTTTATTTTGGAACTGACAAAGATACGCAAACAAAATACGTCAAAGACTTTTTAGGTTTTATCGGCATTACTGATGTGGAGTTTATTTACGCAGAAGGTTTGGCTGTTTCACCGGAGCAAAAAGCAAAGAGTCTTGCAGGGGCTAGTGAAATTATTACAGCAATAAGCATATAAGGAATCTTCATGATCAATCTTAGAAAATCCAATGAGCGTGGCTATGCCGATCATGGTTGGTTAAAGAGTTTTCACTCATTCTCATTTGCTAATTACTATGACCCAAAACTCATGGGCTGGGGAAATTTGCGGGTGATTAATGAAGATCGCATTGAGCCAGGCCGTGGTTTTGGTGATCACGGTCACCGCGATATGGAAATTATTAGCTATGTTTTATCGGGCGAGCTGGCACATCAAGATAGCATGGGGAACATCAAAGGGATTCCGCCTGGAGATGTTCAACGTATGAGTGCTGGTACTGGCGTAGTACATAGTGAGTTCAATCATGCAGAGGGTCAACAAACCCATTTTCTGCAAATTTGGATTGAACCTAAATTCACTGGTGTACGACCTAGTTATGAGCAAAAGACAATTCCATTGGTTGAAAAGCAGGGTAAGTTGCGCTTGGTGGCTTCATTAAATGGTGAGAGTGATTCGGTCAAAATGAATGCGGATGCCAAGCTCTATGCTGGTTTATTTGATGGTGATCAAAAGGCAACTTTAGACATTAATCCTCAGCGTAAAGCCTATGTTCATTTGATTAAAGGATCGCTTGAAGTTAATGGACAAAATCTGAATGCAGGGGATGCTTTAATGATCGCCGATGAGGAGCAAATCAGCATTTCACATGGAAAAGATGCAGAAGTATTAGTGTTTGATTTAGCCCCATAATTCATGCTATCACTACAAACATAGGGAATAATTCAGAAAATGATTGGCCCCATATCCAATAGTATTGCCATCATCATTGGCGCGAGTGTGGGCGCTGCTTTTCACCGCCATATTCCCAGCCGGATATCTAATTCCTTGCCTGCTGTATCAGGGTTAATTGCAATTTGTCTAGGCATTACTCTGTTGATCAAGGTTCGTCAGGTGCCTGCGATGGTATTGGCTGTTTTGATAGGTTATACCTTGGGAGAGTTATTGCAATTAGAGGATCGGCTTAATCACTCGATTAAGCTTGCTCAAAAGAAACTTTTGACGACTCTTAAAATTGAGCATTCAAAGTTGCTTGGTGATGAGAAACATTTAGGAGCTTTCGTATCTTTATTGGTTTTATTTTCTGTAAGTGGCCTTGGTATTTTTGGTGCCATACAAGAAGGTTTAAACGGGGATTACACTTTATTGGTCACCAAGGCCATTTTGGATTTCTTCACTAGCATTATTTTTGCTACCCAATTAGGATTATCTTTAGCGTTATTAGCTATCCCTCAGTTCTTAATTCAGTGCGGATTATTGATTTCTGCTCAATGGTTGATGCCGCTAACCACACCAACGATGCTGGCAGACTTCTCAGCTACGGGAGGAGTAATTCTGATTGCAATTGGTTTGCGTATAACGAGCATCAAAGTTTTTGCTGCGGTTAATATGCTTCCAGCTTTGCTACTCATAATGCCGATTTCAGCGATATTGCAAAGACTGTAATTATTAAAATTCTTTATTGTTTGAAGCATATTTTGTCGTGTTTACCGACAAAGTGCATTAAGTGTCTCGAAACACGACACCTCCAACTCTCTCAAGTCGCTCACGGTCATCCAGCGTAGAACAACCTGACCCATCTCGGTCCAACAGATCTTCTATTGTTCCGAACAGTCACCACATTTGACCAGCCTACGAAGACAAAGTCCCCACTATTGCTAGTGAGGGTTTCTTGATACTGGTGGGTCTGGCGAGATTCGAATTCGCGACCAACGGATTTGAAGATGTTAGATTGACCTAGACAGGGCTATTTGGTTAGTCTTTTTGCAGGAAGATATTCACAGTTTCAGAAAGTTTTTTGTAACTTTGGAATAAAAATGCATGACCACCTTCATAAAAAGCCAACCAAGCAAAAGGAATTTGATTGGCAATAACAACTGAGTTTTTAGGATTGTCGATGATGTCTTCACGACCATCTGCAACTAGAACGGGAACTTTAATATTTTTTAAGTCCTTATAATTTTGGTTATCGGCATTCCAAAGTGTGATACGAGCACGAACTTGGCGCTCCTTAGTTTCCTTGGAGATGACAAAATCATTGGGGATGGTTCCTGCTGCTTTTGCTGCCATAAACCTTTCATATACAACCTTGGCAGCTGCCTTGCCTTCTGGCGTAATTGGGAACAATAACTCGAAATTTTCCATCGGGGAAAGACTTGGGTTATTGAGCTCCTCCCCAACCTTTTTAGAAATAGCAATCTGATACTTTCCACCTGGATTTGGGGCGCAAAGAATAAGCTTGCTGACCAAATCTGGGTGTCTGATCACAAGCTGTTGTCCAATTCGAGCGCCCATTGACCATGAGAACACGTTTACCTTTTTGAAACCCAGTGCTTTGACTAAACCCGCGGCATCATCTGCCATCTGAGGAATGGTTGTATTGTTTTCTTTGGTATCTGTAGAGAGTCCGGCGCCACGATTATCAAAAATGATGAGTTGATTATTCTTTGATAACTCCCCAAGAAGAGCGGGGTCCCAAGCGCTCATAGTAGCTGCATAGCCCATGATTAGGATCATGGGATCGCCTTTGCCTTTTAGGTAGTAGGCTAACTTCACGCCATTCACTGAGGCATACTTAATTTCAGGCTTTTCTTGTGCTTGCGCTGGAATGTGCAAGCTAAGTGAAGCCAATACGGTAGCAAAAGTTAAATAAACACCTCGCATAAAGGGGATCTTTAAAAGGTTAGAGACCTTATTGAATGGCTTCATGGTGACCTATTGTTTACATTGTTTTAGATAAAAGAAAATATTAGCATTGCATTGCTGGGCCTAGAAAACTTGGTATTGCTAGTGGGTCGAGCGAGATTCTAAATCCCGAACAACGGCCTTCAAAGCACTTTAACCTGTGCCTATGACTGTTTTTAATGTGATTTATTGATAATTAATTTTTAATGACCAAAGTAGAGTAAAATATACTTAGCGATTTTCAAGCTTATAGTGTTGTTGTACTAGTAATTAATACCGCAGTTCTGCGATAGTTCTTCTTAGCATCTCCCCCGCCATTCTTGACTTTCGCCCCATTCGGGGCTTAGCCCCTTTTATATTTTTTTAAGGAATAGTCAGATATGGCAAACGGAATTGTGAAATGGTTTAACGACGCTAAAGGCTTCGGCTTTATTACCCCTGAACTCGGTGGCGAAGATTTATTTGCCCATTTTTCAGCAATTAATAGCAGTGGATTTAAGTCTTTAGCTGAAGGTCAAAAAGTGACTTTTGATATTACTACTGGCCCTAAAGGCAAGTTAGCATCCAATATTCAACCTGTTTAACTCATAAGCAAATGCCAGGCGGAAATTTTTTCCCTGGTCCAAAGCCCAGCATGACTGGGCTTTTTTATTTTTATTAAGGATGTTAAATGGCAAAAGAAGAATTGCTTGAAATGGAGGGTCTTGTTGATGAAATTCTGCCGGATTCTCGTTATCGGATTACTTTAGACAATGGCCATAAGCTTATCGCTTATACAGCGGGCAAAATGAAAAAAAATCATATCCGTATATTGGCTGGAGATAAGGTTTCTTTAGAGATATCCGCTTATGACTTGAGTAAAGGCCGCATCACATTTCGACATATTGAGAAGAAGCAATCTTTTGCTAGTGCGCCGAAAAGACGGTATTGATGGTTTTAGAGGTTAAAGCCGCAAATTAAATTAATACTTGCAAAGAATCTCAGGCACTGGACGATGCAGCCCCAGGCAAGCAATAAATGCTAAAACCACCTTCGGGTGGTTTTTCTTTGATCGCTTATTGCCACCATAAGTTATCAACACATCCCATGCAGCCAAAAGAAAAGGGACCACATTGCTGTGATCCCTTTGTATAACTGGTGGGTCGGGCGAGATTCGAACTCGCGACCAACGGTGTTTAGGCTTTAAGTTGACGCTGTTTGATGAGTTCTGCAGCAGGGATCCGAACAATCTTGCCATCAACGGTAGTTACGATTGCAGTATTGGTTTGAATTGCCAAGTCTATTGCAGCCTGTCCAGCACGTTGCATGGCGTAGTAGGATCCAGCAATATCAGGATCGGGCGAATTGAGAATCTGCTCAACAGTGGTGTAACCAACGCTTTGGTGTGGGGGTTTATTTTTTTCCATAAGCAGCATCATGATCTGGTTCAATTAATAAAACCCTTAGGAAATGATCTTCCCTGAAACCAATTCCCCGGATGGATTTGCTTACTCGAAATGAGTAGAGCGCATCAATACCTTTTGGTGCAGGAATGCTATGAATCTTTTCCCACCTCAATCCCTTGTCGCGGTAAATCTGGTTCCAGGTCAATTGCGTGATTTTCTCAAAAGTGGCAAAGGCTTTCTCTTGTTCGGTTAGCTCCAAACTCTCCCAGGTAGATTGGAAGATGGGGTTATTCAGATCAAGCTCAACTAAGGGTTCAGGCTTTGCGTTTCGCGCCATGAGCTTTAGCCATTTTTAGTTTAGAAAGGTCAGTTGCTTTGGCTGGCGATTTTTGTGCCCAGGCCAATGCTGCTGATAAGTCCTTTTTAATAGCTGGCGTATGTATCCAACGCTCATTGTCGGGGATAACTGTGGCGGTACGAATCACCCAAACGCCAGGTTCAGGCGTTTCCACTAATACCTGACGTCCTGCATGCTCTTTCCCAAGCGAGATCTGCCCACTGGATCCAATGGATTTAATAACTTGATGATCTATTACTGCGCCCATAGCATTCTCCTATATTCATGCCGCATGATTACATTATAGCATGATTTTTTGAAAAATCGATGTAGAAAAATACCCCTGGGAAGAGTAAGCCCACATTAGAGTCACTGAATAATGACCGGCAAGTAATTACAGGCAAGCACTTAATTAAGCAACAAAAAGAAGTTGCTGTTGAGACTGCACGTCAAAAAGCCGTATTAGAAGAAGCTATTGAGTTTGAGCAGAGAAATCGCAGGAGTAGAGCAGGGAAAACCTAGTTTGTCGGGAAACACGACAAATGGTTTCATAAATGAACCCTATTTAATGTAAAAGGGCATTGATAAATCTCTCGCCCTCCACGGCAGTTAATTTTTTAACTAATTTAATGTCTCCGGATGACTTTCTGTCTGTCCAGTATTGGCCAAAGAAGTTCATTTTTGAATTATTTGGGATGACTAGCTTAAATGATCCGTAGTGAATTTGGCTTTTATTGCGATTGCTAGCTGATGGCGTATCTAGGTAATTTCCGATCAGTATCCACTCTCCATCCTCATTCTTTTTTAGCTGAGTAGCAATAGATTTGGATGTTGTTTCATTCGTATGCAGCCTTACGCTTAAATTCAAATAAGTTTGATGAATCCGGTAACAAGCATTTATTATTTTTGGATCGCCAGATTTTTCATCAACAAAATTAGATTTAATTTCAATTTGCCAATACCCGTTTAAATTTGGTTTTCCACCAAATATCATACGTATGATCGGCAAGTGCCATAGATATAAATTAAAAATAGTCACAATGCCGAGGGTGGCTGTTACGGTGAAAGTGAATGGCTGTAGGTATTGAATCCCTATGTCATAGCCGGCAAAATATAGCCACCCACCCCATATAGTAACTGCCAGAGAGACTATTGCTGTAATTTGAATTCTTGTCATTTGTAATTAAGCCATCCCCAAGCCTCAAGCACCCATTCCTTTGCGTTTGCCCTTGAGAATCCCTGCCCACCTTTAAATAAATATAGAAGTTCGCTCACCTGACCCCATTCACCACATTTATTTGTCGAGTCAAGGTGATCGTGAAGATGAATCAAAGTTTCCCTAATTGTTTCATCTAACGTGCTCTTTGTAATGATGTCGTTAGGAGTATTCCAGGCGAGGCATTCATTTAGGTATGAGGGAATATTTTCAGCGGATTTGTAACCATCATTATTCATGCTGATGCATAGATTCTTAAGAATTCGAACAACTTTCTTGTATCGATAATTTGTAGCATTATTTTTTTCTACCCCGTTCTTATAGTGCTCCGAAGGAAAATTATTTATTGAACCACCTTGGTCTGGGTATAAGGTGGTGCCCGCTATAAATTTACCATTTGGTAGATAACGTCGATGTTGTATACAGGGAACAACATCAGCTGTAATTCGATAGCTATTTTCTTTGATATTAAATGCTTTGTTTCCTCTGGTGACATTTGAAATCCCGAACGAAGTATTAAGCGTTCTTTGTAATTCATTTTTAAAGCTTTTGTATGTATAAGATGCACTAGTGATATGCAATGCTTCATCGGATAGTGAAGGGGCTTCGCTATAGTCAGTTGTGAAAATATCATTAAGTCTTACGCAAATATCAACATCGCTATTTAGGCGCACATTAGTGTTATTTTTGTATGATCCTTGAATAAAGATTTCAATATTCTTCTGACTCAGTTCTTTGGATTGCTTGATTGCATTGGATATAACTCGACATGCATTTTCAGATCTTTGGTCTTCACTTGCGCTGGGGGGGTTGGGACCAACCCTTAAAAAGTTCTTCTCTAATCGACGATGTCATTAGGCGAGGGAGAGGTGTGTAAATCAGATTGAATGGCTTGCGTCATTTTTATAAGGAACTTTATGTGCCTATTCATGTCAACGGTAAACCACGGTCACCCAACTATCCACATATGAAATGTCGGTTTACCCGACAACCGTCGCGTTTCGAGACGCTCACGGTCTCCTAAACAGTCATCCAGCGCCTTCCATCCCCACTTGAAACGTTCAGCAAGTTCCGCATTGTTCCGAACAGTCACCACATTTGTTAGCCTAGAAAGACAAAACCCCCACTATTGCTAGTGAGGGTTTCTTGATACTGGTGGGTCGGGCGAGATTCGAACTCGCGACCAACGGATTAAAAGAAGTCGTGGCTCTTCAAAAATCCATATAAATCAATAGGTTATAGAGCCAAAAAATGACTGTGCGATTGACTGTGCGATTGCTTTTTGGTGCAAAGATCAAATCTGTAGCTCGGATTTCGAACTTTTGAGTGTTACTTAAAGCAATGATTGCCTCTTGAGGGGGGTAAAAGTAGGATTGCTCTGTGGTCTTCTATGAATTTAATACCCGCCTAAAAATCGGGTTTTTACATTAAAAAATACGAAGTAATTGAAATTGAGAAAATTTAAAAAGATCTATGTTCTAGGTGCCGGTGCTGTCGGTTGTTTTTTCGGCGGAATGCTTGCTCGATCAAATAAAGATACAACGCTTATCGCTAGGCCAGAGCGTGCAAATGCTATAAGTGCTGATGGACTAGAGATGCAATGTCAAAAATTTCAAGAGATTGTTTCAATTAATGTAAGTCACGACCTTTCTGCTTTGACTGATGCAGATCTTGTTTTGCTTTGTGTTAAGTCGCCCGATACAGAAAATACGATGAAGCAGGTGTCATCCATCATTCCAAAAGAGGCCGTGATATTAAGTTTGCAAAATGGGGTTGCTAATGTGGAAATAGCCTCTAGCATTACTAATAACCCCGTATATCCTGCGGTCGTTTATGTTGCCTGTGGGATGCATGGTCAGAGAGTTCTCAAACACCACGGTAGAGGTGAATTATTGGTAGGCAGCATCAATGCTATTTCACCTCATGAACTCGAAAGTCTTAGAGAAATTTGTACTCTTTTTGAAAGTGCAGATGTGCCATGTAAAGTTGCGCCAAACATATTAAGAGATATGTGGCTCAAGTTTTTAGTCAATTGTTCTTATAACGGTATTTCTGGGATTGGGCAGATTGCATACGGTGATATGGTTCGGATGCCTGAAATTGTTCAGTTAATTGAAGGAATTACAAAAGAGTTCTTGGCAGTTGCTTCTCGAAAAGGGATTCAAATTAGTTTGGCTGAGGCCACTCATGCTAATGAATTAATTGCCAAAACAATGGCTACGCAAATTTCTTCTACTGCACAAGACTTAAAACGATATAAGAAAACTGAGATTGATTATCTAAACGGCTATATTGTTGAGCTTGGAAAACATTTTGGGATAGAAACTCCATTCAATTCATCTATTTACACTATGGTTAAGATGCTGGAGTTCAAACACCATTGAGAGGCTATAAGCTAATTGATAGAAGCATTTTCTAGTAGTTCATTGTGAAGCCATTCTTCGAATACCCTAATTTTCTTATTTGATTTTTCGCCACTTCGATACGATAAGAAGTGAGTTTCTTCTCTGATCTTTTTAAATTGCGTTGATCCCATTTCAACTAAGTCGCCCCTTGCAAGTTCTCGCTCAGCAAGGCGTTTGCTTTCTAGTACAACACCGAGCCCATCTACCGCGGCTGAGATAGATAAAGCTGCCCTATCAAATGAAAGTCTAGATCGACTATTTTGCGGCAACTTGTTATGTTCAAACCACTTATTCCAAGTCATTCGATTGATAGAGGAATCAATTAGTGTGAGTTGGGTAATTTGATTCTTTGCGGGTATGTTTGAATCTAAAATTTTTGGCGAGCACATTGGAAGAATATCTTCGTATCCAAGTGAGGTATGAATGACACCAGCATTGCCAAGTGTTGCCTGATAAGAGATTGCTATGTCTATTTCGCGATTGCGTATTAGATCTATTGGTTCTGGGCCGGAGGTAAGTCGAATCGAAATGGTTGGGTGAGTTTTAATAAAGCTTGCCAACCTTGGGCTCAACCACTTTGCTGCGAAACTGGGGGCGCAGTGTACCGCCAGAACTTGTGCATTAGGCGCTAGAGTAACCTCACTACATGCAGCCTCAATTACATCAAATACTCTTGACAGGCTTTCAAGTAGTCTTTTGCCTTCGCTATTGAGTTCAACCTTTCTATTTCGCCTAACAAACAGTGGTTTTGAAAAGTAATCCTCGAGCTCTTTTATTTGGTGGCTGATTGCCGATTGGGTAAGGTGAAGCTCATTGGCAGCAAGGGTAAAGCTCTCCAGCCGGGCAGCTGACTCAAAAGCCCTTAAAAGGACAAAATTGGGTATTTTTCTCATGTTTTATGATTATAAATGAATAATATTCATGTATACATGCACAACTCTTGATTGTCAAAATACATGTGTGACCTCAATATTGCGTTCAATTTGATCTACATCAAAACATATGCCCATAACTGGAGGAGACAAAATGGTTGAGACAATTGATAAAAATGAACGTAAGTTAGATTTGGGGAGTAGAGAATCTATCTACCAACCAGAGGATGCAAGTCTGATATTT of Polynucleobacter sp. AP-Nino-20-G2 contains these proteins:
- a CDS encoding LysR family transcriptional regulator, with translation MDKFQEITTFTAVVDAGSFVKAADRLGMSKAAVSRHLVDLETRLGIRLLHRTTRKLSLTEEGELFYGRCKEILETLESAENEITSHTDDVSGHIRINAPFSFGIRKLSPLWGIFHQKYPKVTLDVVLSDRLVDVVDEGYDIAIRIAALTNSTMVSKKLTTTRIILCASPTYLKEHGIPKQPADLVNHQVINYSYWAGKEEWSFDGPKGKESVNIKPFMQTNNGDTCLVAALAHQGIVLQPSFIVGDAIRAGDLVEIMPQYKSIELGIYALFPTRQHIAPKVRVLIDYLVEYFSKKDLDNF
- a CDS encoding class III extradiol ring-cleavage dioxygenase, with translation MRTLVAAPLMFISHGAPTFAIEPGILGEQLNHIGQNLSDVKAILVVSPHWQTADIEVMTNPQPETIHDFYGFPKPLYELSYPVKGATDVAKKAIDVLKQAGLIVQENPTRGLDHGTWVPLMHLLPNGDIPVFQVSMPKGLDPQSAYELGKTLGPLRKKGVMIIASGSMTHNLHDFRQGVGGDLPYVSSFADWVKQAVQSERLDQLLAYREFAPGAMRAHPTDEHFLPLFVALGARLDDVNLKTIEGGIEYGILSMDSFAWGLNQSTRGHLNEEDVHEGSEI
- a CDS encoding DoxX family protein — encoded protein: MKHIYENALNLFGRVLIAALFLPAGLSKITGFEGTVGYFTSLGMSAPTLGVIVAIIAEVLGGIALLVGFQTRIVAVLLAVFTLAASITGHAFWAAPADAAFIAQLLFFKNIAVMGGLLVLASSGAGKFSIDGLKAKQD
- a CDS encoding DUF554 domain-containing protein, translating into MIGPISNSIAIIIGASVGAAFHRHIPSRISNSLPAVSGLIAICLGITLLIKVRQVPAMVLAVLIGYTLGELLQLEDRLNHSIKLAQKKLLTTLKIEHSKLLGDEKHLGAFVSLLVLFSVSGLGIFGAIQEGLNGDYTLLVTKAILDFFTSIIFATQLGLSLALLAIPQFLIQCGLLISAQWLMPLTTPTMLADFSATGGVILIAIGLRITSIKVFAAVNMLPALLLIMPISAILQRL
- a CDS encoding pirin family protein; translation: MINLRKSNERGYADHGWLKSFHSFSFANYYDPKLMGWGNLRVINEDRIEPGRGFGDHGHRDMEIISYVLSGELAHQDSMGNIKGIPPGDVQRMSAGTGVVHSEFNHAEGQQTHFLQIWIEPKFTGVRPSYEQKTIPLVEKQGKLRLVASLNGESDSVKMNADAKLYAGLFDGDQKATLDINPQRKAYVHLIKGSLEVNGQNLNAGDALMIADEEQISISHGKDAEVLVFDLAP
- a CDS encoding alpha/beta hydrolase, translating into MISQLLPGAQFAYRVRPASVSPPKGCLLLLHGVGGNERNFSEISKWIDPAILVVMPQGPIALNNGGDQFAWFHVAFTNDGPQINEQEAEESRLRLLVFIKEMQALYQVTSGNTVVAGFSQGGIMSASVALTFPNAVKGFGVLSGRILPEIKPHINNLEGLKQLQAYLAHGKFDSKLPISFLFQADELLNDLNVPHVSKIYPMDHEISENELKDFVQWLNEQFELTTSNF
- a CDS encoding MarR family winged helix-turn-helix transcriptional regulator → MFEQCLYFNTTSLARQLEREWTIAFKPFGLTPSQAFMLRVVLDKAPLLQSELAKEMSISRPTATRTLDGLERLDLIKRIASERDGREQEIHPSKTALELKDALNAASGAVTKRLKKILGGNHFETVVEQLRGISSALK
- a CDS encoding FMN-dependent NADH-azoreductase translates to MKTVLSINSSILGDNSQSRQLSNQLLERIKTAHPSVKIIERDLAKDSLPHLNGEQFSAFITPPEQRTAEQKVLAAQSDDLVQEISDADTVVLALPMYNFGIPSQLKSYFDNLARAGMTFKYTAAGPVGLLTGKKAIVLATRGGFYFGTDKDTQTKYVKDFLGFIGITDVEFIYAEGLAVSPEQKAKSLAGASEIITAISI